The following are from one region of the Deltaproteobacteria bacterium genome:
- a CDS encoding phosphate butyryltransferase, with translation MAASGPVTSLDRMVDMVRARHKPVRVVIAACAEANAVLAGLEAFRQGLAEPVFVGDVERMRALSELADRDFAAFRCVHEPDEARGLGLALDEVEQGRAEFLMKGGVKTDVLLRAVLGRKRGGAGLLSHIGVFAHPREERLVIVTDAGVNIDPSLTRKIDIIKNAVAVAQALGMRPPRVAVLSATEKVSYNGMESSRDGDILARLCRMGLFGEVLVGGPFALDIAVSAEKARAKGVDHPVAGRADILCAPNIVAGNVLYKSVTSLMDLPMAGIVVGAGFPLVVPSRGDSDRSKFYALALAAYLAGHEG, from the coding sequence ATGGCGGCGTCCGGGCCGGTGACGTCCCTGGACCGGATGGTGGACATGGTGCGCGCCAGGCACAAGCCCGTGCGCGTGGTCATTGCCGCTTGCGCCGAGGCCAACGCGGTCCTGGCCGGGTTGGAGGCTTTTCGCCAGGGTCTGGCCGAGCCCGTGTTCGTGGGTGACGTGGAACGCATGCGCGCCCTGTCCGAATTGGCGGATCGGGATTTTGCGGCGTTTCGTTGCGTGCACGAACCGGATGAGGCCAGAGGCCTCGGTCTGGCCCTTGATGAAGTGGAGCAGGGTCGGGCCGAGTTTTTGATGAAGGGCGGAGTCAAGACCGATGTGTTGTTGCGGGCCGTGCTCGGGCGCAAGCGTGGCGGCGCGGGGCTTTTGAGCCATATCGGCGTGTTCGCCCATCCGCGCGAGGAACGCCTGGTCATCGTCACCGACGCCGGGGTCAACATCGATCCGTCCCTGACCCGCAAGATCGACATCATCAAAAACGCCGTGGCCGTGGCCCAGGCCCTGGGCATGAGGCCGCCCAGGGTGGCCGTGCTTTCGGCCACGGAAAAGGTTTCGTACAATGGCATGGAATCGAGTCGCGACGGCGACATTCTGGCCCGGTTGTGCCGCATGGGCCTTTTCGGCGAGGTCCTGGTTGGCGGGCCGTTTGCCCTGGACATCGCCGTGTCCGCCGAAAAGGCGCGGGCCAAGGGCGTGGATCATCCCGTGGCCGGGCGGGCGGACATTCTTTGCGCGCCGAACATCGTCGCCGGCAACGTTCTCTACAAATCCGTGACCAGCCTGATGGATTTGCCCATGGCCGGCATCGTGGTCGGCGCCGGATTCCCCCTGGTCGTGCCCTCGCGCGGTGACTCGGATCGTTCCAAATTCTATGCCCTGGCCCTGGCCGCGTATTTGGCTGGTCACGAGGGGTGA